The Peribacillus simplex genome contains the following window.
TTGAAATATCATTGAACTTATGTTTAATTCAGAAAAATAGGCAGGGGGAGGATCATGCCAAGAAAACTCATAATAAGCCAAGCTTGAATGGACCTTTATTACAGAGAGTTAAAGAATTGGTACCCGAGTGGATTGTGATTTCCTGAAGATCTCCGGAAATTTGGAAGGATCATATTACCGATTCGGAAGTGATCGCAGGCTGGAAAAAGGAAATGTCTGAATCAATTGACACAAACGAAATAAAAAGGTTCCAGACACGGAGTGCCGGAGTGAATGCTTTACTCCTGGAAAACTTAGAAAAAAAGAATGTGCAGATTACAACTGCAAATGGCGTCCATGCCCCCCCATTCTAGAAACCATTTTTCTTGTTAATGCTTGCTTTAACAAGAAAAATACATGTACTAAGCAAAAGCTGGAAAAGGCTTGGCATCACGCAAATATAAGCAGGAAATTCATGAAAAGACCATCGGAATCATCGGTATTGGGAAAATCAAAAAAGAAACCGCTAAAATTGCCAAGTCTTTTCCTTTGACCGTATTATGAATGCCCATTCCGGTAAATCAGAAATTGTCGATGAGATGTTCACACAAAACAATTGAATCCCTTCTTCCTAAGTGCGATTATATTGGCGGGACATTACCCGCACACATCCGGAAATACGGAATTTTACGAGCAACGGCTTATTCAGGATATATTTTCATGGCGAATTTAATGAACGATCTTAATGGTAAAAAACCCTTCAACAAATTTACTTGATTACAAAAAAGGGCATTAATAATTTTTTAACATCTAGCATTATAAATAATCTTGCTTTGTTTACTTGCAGATTCCGACAATATCTGTTATATTTAATAAGAATTATTTTTGTTCGGGAAGATTGATAAGTGAAACACTTTTCGTCTAATGATTGAGCAAGGGTAGTAACACAATGTGTGGATTCACACTAGGAGGCAACAACAATGGAACAAGGT
Protein-coding sequences here:
- a CDS encoding NAD(P)-dependent oxidoreductase encodes the protein MASRKYKQEIHEKTIGIIGIGKIKKETAKIAKSFPLTVL